A genomic segment from Solibacillus sp. FSL H8-0538 encodes:
- a CDS encoding TetR/AcrR family transcriptional regulator, which produces MKKGELTRRNIIRKSATIFNTKGYMTTSMSDIIQETKIQKGGIYRHFKDKEQLMVESFHFSTEIMRNHLKASVSQHDNSTDKLIAFVEAFLELSEGEPIVGGCPIFNAAIEMDDLGGSALLPSINEAMDMMVKWINNIIEDGILLQELKQSVQPYDTAIFIVSTLEGGLVLDRLKKDGHLTKIIINNLRQHISMMATERR; this is translated from the coding sequence ATGAAAAAAGGTGAATTAACAAGGCGCAATATTATTCGAAAATCTGCAACGATTTTTAACACAAAAGGGTACATGACAACATCGATGAGTGACATTATTCAGGAGACGAAGATTCAAAAAGGGGGGATCTATCGACACTTTAAGGATAAAGAGCAGCTGATGGTCGAGTCTTTTCATTTTTCTACGGAAATCATGCGCAATCATTTAAAGGCGAGTGTTTCACAACACGACAATTCAACGGACAAATTAATCGCATTTGTGGAGGCTTTTTTAGAGTTAAGTGAAGGAGAACCGATAGTAGGTGGGTGTCCGATTTTTAACGCAGCGATAGAAATGGATGATTTAGGCGGGAGTGCGTTACTGCCATCGATTAATGAAGCAATGGATATGATGGTGAAGTGGATCAATAACATTATAGAGGATGGTATTCTGCTCCAGGAGTTGAAGCAGTCCGTACAGCCATACGACACGGCCATATTTATTGTGTCAACACTTGAAGGTGGACTCGTATTAGACCGATTAAAGAAAGATGGACACTTAACGAAGATCATCATAAATAATTTGAGGCAACATATTTCAATGATGGCTACGGAGCGGCGTTAA
- a CDS encoding methyl-accepting chemotaxis protein: MSIRKKLYLGFGSIILFLLMSSTIAFIQLNKVDDKYSFAIEDRVYKLLQVDAILNASSLQGLYIRSYILEPSDETLKNLVTQETLVKEKSAELEKLFTSPEMQKQLQNLKESQVKFEQAAKEIIDTYNPEDIQSSIVILPAKVRPANEGIQQAVQAIADYQKAEVEKTNVEATKIARTSSLIILVIAILSTILALLISLFITRLITVPVNTLAAAAKVIAEGDLSRDDINVRTKDEIGTLANSFNEMKRNLHSLINNVAANVEQTTAAAEQLAASTDQVAISSNEVANRTEATSEGANQSATTGRESATAMDETAHGVQRIAEATQLLNSKALDTQVIANEGEKTLQTAENQMAVIQQSSHETSERIKQLSAQSAEIENITKVITDISEQTNLLALNAAIEAARAGEHGKGFAVVADEVRKLAEESKASANQIVGLTTSIQQETNEVEKAVSVTVHNVEEGVTFIQNAQVSFDSILKAIQEITSQIEDVSASTEEISASTEEVAASVSEMASAATTTAQQSEMIAAAVEEQTATIQEINAVAKSLSDGATTVQEEINKFKI; encoded by the coding sequence ATGTCTATTAGAAAAAAATTATACTTAGGATTCGGTAGTATTATCCTATTTTTGCTCATGAGTTCTACCATTGCATTCATTCAACTAAATAAGGTTGATGACAAGTACTCATTTGCAATAGAGGACAGGGTCTATAAGCTTTTACAAGTCGATGCCATCTTAAACGCATCTTCTTTACAAGGTCTTTACATTCGTTCCTATATCCTTGAGCCAAGCGATGAAACCCTTAAAAATCTAGTTACACAGGAAACACTTGTGAAAGAAAAATCTGCAGAACTCGAAAAATTATTTACAAGTCCTGAAATGCAAAAACAACTTCAAAATTTAAAAGAAAGCCAAGTAAAATTTGAACAGGCTGCAAAAGAAATAATCGATACATATAACCCGGAGGATATCCAGTCTTCTATTGTAATACTACCAGCAAAGGTGCGCCCTGCTAACGAAGGCATTCAACAAGCAGTGCAAGCGATTGCTGATTATCAAAAGGCTGAGGTGGAAAAAACCAACGTAGAAGCCACTAAAATTGCACGTACAAGTTCACTAATCATTCTGGTGATTGCGATACTTTCCACAATTCTTGCCCTTCTCATTTCACTATTTATCACTCGTTTAATTACTGTACCTGTCAATACATTAGCTGCTGCAGCTAAAGTAATTGCTGAAGGTGATTTAAGTCGAGACGACATAAATGTGCGAACAAAAGATGAGATTGGCACATTAGCCAATTCATTTAATGAAATGAAAAGAAATTTACATTCCCTTATTAATAATGTTGCTGCGAATGTAGAGCAGACAACGGCCGCTGCCGAACAATTAGCTGCCAGTACAGATCAAGTAGCTATCTCTTCCAATGAAGTAGCGAATCGAACAGAGGCAACATCCGAAGGTGCTAATCAATCGGCTACTACTGGACGAGAAAGTGCTACTGCTATGGATGAAACTGCCCACGGGGTACAACGAATTGCTGAAGCAACACAGCTACTTAATTCAAAAGCTTTAGATACACAAGTGATTGCAAATGAAGGTGAAAAAACATTACAGACCGCAGAAAACCAGATGGCTGTTATTCAACAATCTTCTCATGAGACAAGTGAGCGTATTAAACAACTAAGTGCACAATCTGCGGAAATTGAAAATATTACAAAAGTCATTACAGATATTAGTGAGCAAACCAACCTCCTTGCCCTTAATGCAGCTATTGAAGCCGCACGCGCAGGAGAGCATGGAAAGGGCTTTGCTGTCGTTGCCGATGAGGTTCGTAAGCTTGCAGAAGAATCGAAAGCTTCTGCCAATCAAATTGTTGGGCTAACAACGTCTATTCAACAAGAAACAAACGAAGTAGAAAAGGCAGTTAGTGTCACTGTGCACAATGTCGAAGAAGGTGTTACCTTTATCCAAAACGCACAAGTCTCATTTGATAGTATTTTGAAGGCGATTCAAGAAATTACTTCTCAAATTGAAGATGTATCTGCTTCCACTGAAGAAATTTCGGCAAGTACAGAAGAAGTTGCTGCTTCTGTGAGCGAAATGGCTTCTGCTGCAACGACTACCGCACAACAATCCGAAATGATCGCTGCTGCAGTAGAAGAACAAACAGCTACTATTCAAGAAATTAATGCTGTCGCCAAATCTTTAAGCGATGGCGCAACGACAGTACAAGAGGAAATCAATAAATTTAAAATCTAA